In Desulfovibrio sp. UCD-KL4C, a single genomic region encodes these proteins:
- a CDS encoding carboxyl transferase domain-containing protein yields the protein MDIEKKLDGLIKRVQYARDILGDTEDRRLTAFARKLDTFLDRNINLTQAELWDKLNTVSESLAVLEKDIDNTLTPMDKVRIVRHSERICLKDILENVYDNYTVVGGKDDMSIDPGMVIARAYLARRIGKKVHNQPVMVVGQEKGHGQEFRNGGCIKPWGNANALRYMKVAARENIPIHTYVFTPGSYPIEDYPGAAQQIAENIYEMCGLEVPVISVISEGGSGGAEAIAMADKRLMLSHGYYSVISPEGAAAIEGRLRGGQRAPAELINSCAKHQCITAADNLKFGYIDSIIHEPPLGSRPEHFDFYKTVRAEVIRATDEVVLSVKGLSPFRGAAIKNRNKKELTDESVFVRWSINSNEKDRLLWKRYKKYRRMAQDAYEDKRTLVEKINSAKVDAMAAAYSTVRYDLIKKYQSKLQRIVEETKDELHVITNKVDRLKQRVIGKTGFSTKENSEVEFALTKLSAQKDEDIPPADYRHFISPRASEDREITCPNAEENGCLEIWARDLFDEFGGVCPTCGHHFPMEYRWYLANVFDWGTVREFNKSICAINPTNFPNYQQRLDAAKEKTGLQSGCITFEGHIKHTKVTCATLVAPFRGGSVGAAEGEKFIRALELAGKKRYPFLAYVHGTAGIRIQEGTNGLIQMPRCTLAVRRYIESGGLYIVLYDTNSYAGPVASFLGCSPYQYAVRSSRLGFAGPGVIKETTGLDIPPDYHSAYNALSRGHIQDIWDRRDIRRNLHQAFLTVGGRNLYYR from the coding sequence ATGGATATAGAAAAAAAACTGGATGGATTAATCAAGCGGGTTCAGTATGCGCGCGACATTCTCGGTGACACCGAAGACAGACGCCTTACAGCCTTTGCTCGGAAACTTGACACCTTCCTAGACCGAAATATCAACCTAACTCAGGCAGAACTGTGGGATAAACTTAACACTGTCAGCGAAAGCCTCGCTGTTTTGGAAAAGGATATTGATAATACCCTAACTCCCATGGACAAAGTCCGTATCGTTCGTCATTCTGAAAGAATATGTCTCAAAGATATTCTTGAAAATGTTTATGACAACTACACGGTTGTCGGCGGCAAGGATGACATGAGCATAGACCCAGGTATGGTCATTGCGCGCGCCTATCTAGCTAGAAGAATAGGCAAAAAAGTGCATAACCAGCCTGTTATGGTTGTAGGACAGGAAAAAGGTCACGGGCAAGAATTCCGTAACGGCGGCTGTATCAAACCATGGGGAAATGCCAACGCTCTGCGCTATATGAAAGTCGCAGCACGTGAAAATATCCCTATCCATACATATGTATTCACTCCGGGTTCCTATCCGATTGAAGATTATCCCGGTGCAGCTCAACAGATCGCCGAAAACATTTACGAAATGTGCGGACTTGAAGTTCCTGTAATCTCCGTTATTTCTGAAGGTGGATCAGGCGGAGCAGAAGCCATTGCTATGGCGGATAAACGCCTTATGCTTTCACACGGGTACTACTCAGTTATATCTCCAGAAGGAGCTGCTGCAATCGAAGGAAGACTTCGCGGTGGCCAGCGAGCTCCGGCTGAACTGATTAACTCTTGTGCTAAACATCAATGCATTACTGCTGCAGACAACCTCAAATTCGGTTATATCGACAGCATTATTCATGAGCCTCCATTAGGTTCACGCCCTGAGCATTTTGATTTTTATAAAACTGTAAGAGCTGAAGTGATCAGAGCAACTGATGAAGTTGTTTTGAGCGTAAAAGGCCTTAGCCCGTTTCGTGGCGCAGCCATCAAAAACCGTAATAAAAAAGAACTGACAGATGAATCTGTATTTGTACGCTGGTCTATCAATTCAAATGAAAAAGACCGCTTACTGTGGAAAAGATATAAAAAATATCGTCGCATGGCTCAAGACGCCTACGAGGATAAGAGAACTCTGGTAGAAAAAATCAATTCTGCGAAAGTAGATGCTATGGCTGCTGCTTATTCCACGGTTAGGTATGATTTAATAAAAAAATACCAATCCAAACTTCAAAGAATTGTTGAAGAAACTAAAGATGAGCTTCATGTCATAACTAATAAAGTTGACCGACTGAAACAACGAGTTATAGGCAAAACCGGATTTTCTACAAAGGAAAATTCTGAAGTAGAATTTGCTTTAACAAAGCTTTCTGCACAGAAAGATGAAGATATTCCACCAGCTGATTATAGACACTTTATTAGCCCCAGAGCTTCAGAAGACAGAGAAATAACCTGCCCTAATGCTGAAGAGAACGGATGCCTTGAAATATGGGCACGTGACCTCTTTGACGAATTTGGCGGAGTGTGTCCTACATGCGGACATCACTTCCCCATGGAATACAGGTGGTATCTTGCCAATGTATTTGACTGGGGAACTGTGCGCGAATTTAACAAATCAATTTGTGCAATCAATCCAACGAACTTCCCTAACTATCAGCAAAGGTTAGACGCGGCGAAGGAAAAAACTGGTCTGCAGAGCGGATGCATAACTTTTGAAGGCCATATTAAACACACAAAAGTCACCTGCGCTACACTTGTCGCCCCTTTTAGAGGCGGGTCAGTCGGAGCTGCAGAAGGTGAAAAGTTTATTCGCGCTCTCGAACTTGCAGGCAAAAAAAGATATCCATTTCTGGCATATGTTCACGGAACTGCCGGAATCAGAATTCAGGAAGGAACAAACGGACTGATTCAAATGCCGCGCTGTACTCTTGCTGTACGCCGTTACATTGAATCAGGCGGACTTTATATCGTTTTATATGATACAAACTCCTACGCAGGACCTGTAGCAAGTTTCCTAGGCTGTTCTCCATATCAGTACGCTGTACGATCATCACGTCTCGGCTTTGCGGGCCCCGGAGTTATCAAAGAAACTACTGGACTCGACATTCCACCGGACTACCACTCAGCTTACAATGCCCTTTCTCGCGGTCATATTCAGGATATTTGGGATCGCAGAGATATTCGCAGAAATCTGCATCAGGCATTCCTAACCGTTGGCGGAAGAAACCTGTATTACAGGTAG
- a CDS encoding tetratricopeptide repeat protein codes for MMNNSSNRLLKTVTLMGTSLVLTLLITGCGTKEEAAGLHQTGTVAFMLNCDEAAATYFKKAIDANPEYGPSYIMLGDCYLRENKPQEAVDVILKGFQFKIDKGQQRLAHRKLARAYKELGQPEKALEQITIYTRMSVYQEKFDPQKLNETEEFVSELKLPEGHEVVSVSKIMDDTIKARESSRNATKNESSLLDMLNIL; via the coding sequence ATGATGAATAATTCCTCAAATAGACTACTGAAAACAGTCACACTTATGGGAACATCCCTAGTTCTTACACTCCTGATTACAGGATGCGGGACAAAAGAAGAAGCCGCAGGCCTTCATCAGACTGGAACTGTAGCATTCATGCTTAACTGTGATGAAGCCGCTGCGACATATTTTAAGAAAGCTATTGATGCTAACCCTGAATACGGCCCAAGTTACATAATGCTTGGCGACTGCTACCTGCGCGAGAATAAACCTCAAGAAGCCGTTGATGTAATTCTTAAAGGATTTCAATTTAAAATTGATAAAGGGCAGCAAAGACTGGCGCATAGAAAACTTGCCCGGGCTTATAAAGAACTCGGACAGCCTGAAAAGGCTCTTGAGCAGATTACTATCTATACAAGAATGTCTGTGTACCAGGAAAAATTCGACCCACAAAAATTAAACGAAACTGAAGAATTTGTCTCAGAATTAAAACTTCCTGAGGGCCACGAAGTAGTTTCAGTTTCTAAGATAATGGACGACACTATTAAAGCCAGAGAAAGTTCTAGAAATGCTACAAAAAATGAATCAAGCCTATTAGATATGCTAAATATTTTGTAA
- a CDS encoding Y-family DNA polymerase encodes MKILALVDCNNFYVSCERLFAPSVQNTPVVVLSNNDGCVISRSQEAKDIGIPMCAPAFKYKSFFEKHGVHVFSSNYELYGDLSKRVVETLATFSPAMEVYSIDESFLEFADADLDNLNEIGQKIRRKVLKWTGIPVSVGFGITKTLAKTANRFAKKEKWTNGVFALSNTHKNDKFLQQIPINDIWGIGRKNSKKLTDRNILTAYLFKELPDLWIRNNLTVTGLQTAMELRGVTCFPLDEYQSTKKTIVTSRSFGKPVSSLPELEESVASYMTRAAEKLRSQQSLAKGVMIYIETNPHNSLPQYSNSAKIALQVATDYTPELISVALTLLRSIYKSGYKFKKTGVILLDIINKYNRQANLLELTHESQTEKKDNLMKILDAANSRFGKGILSYASEGTNKPWQMTRNFKSKNYTTCWAELVKIK; translated from the coding sequence ATGAAAATTTTAGCTCTAGTTGATTGTAATAATTTCTATGTTTCATGTGAGCGACTTTTTGCGCCTTCCGTACAAAATACTCCGGTTGTAGTTCTATCTAACAATGACGGTTGTGTCATATCCCGTTCGCAGGAAGCAAAAGATATAGGAATTCCAATGTGTGCCCCTGCATTCAAATACAAATCTTTTTTTGAAAAACATGGAGTGCACGTATTTTCCTCAAATTACGAACTATACGGAGACCTTTCAAAACGGGTTGTTGAGACACTCGCAACTTTTTCTCCCGCGATGGAAGTCTATTCTATAGATGAATCATTTTTAGAATTCGCTGATGCTGATTTGGATAATTTAAATGAAATCGGACAAAAAATACGCCGCAAGGTTCTTAAATGGACAGGAATTCCCGTATCTGTTGGATTCGGAATAACCAAAACTCTTGCCAAGACGGCGAATAGGTTTGCTAAAAAAGAGAAATGGACAAATGGCGTTTTCGCACTGTCTAATACTCATAAAAACGATAAATTTCTCCAACAAATTCCAATAAATGATATTTGGGGAATAGGTAGAAAAAATAGTAAGAAATTAACAGACCGTAACATTCTTACCGCGTATCTTTTCAAAGAACTTCCGGATTTGTGGATTCGAAATAATTTAACGGTTACAGGGCTACAGACAGCAATGGAGTTACGTGGAGTTACATGCTTCCCTTTGGATGAGTACCAGTCAACGAAAAAAACAATTGTGACCTCAAGATCCTTTGGCAAACCAGTCTCCAGTCTACCAGAACTTGAAGAATCAGTGGCGTCATATATGACCAGAGCAGCTGAGAAACTGCGAAGTCAACAATCGCTTGCCAAAGGAGTAATGATATATATTGAGACCAACCCACACAACTCTCTTCCGCAATATTCAAATAGCGCAAAAATAGCGCTACAAGTAGCAACGGACTACACGCCGGAACTCATTTCAGTAGCCCTAACCCTCCTTAGATCAATTTACAAATCAGGATATAAGTTTAAAAAAACAGGGGTAATTCTGCTGGATATTATCAATAAATATAACAGACAGGCAAATCTTCTGGAACTTACCCATGAGTCACAAACAGAAAAAAAAGACAACCTGATGAAAATACTTGATGCAGCTAACAGCAGATTCGGCAAAGGAATTTTAAGTTATGCTTCGGAAGGAACTAACAAACCTTGGCAAATGACTAGAAATTTTAAATCAAAAAATTATACTACATGCTGGGCAGAACTAGTTAAAATAAAATAA
- a CDS encoding biotin carboxylase N-terminal domain-containing protein: MKSQKHKILIANRGEIAVRIMQACKDLNIDFVSVYTAEDKDSGHVTLARELGGEESIYKIRSYNDAGDIFSVADETLCTAVHPGYGFFSENYRFARRVTERDRPMIFVGPSWKVIRDLGDKINTKRLARKLEVPTIPGSDRAIYDELEAEEIASNLFEFQEKQGVKYPVVLVKASAGGGGMGIDEVYSLEEFRHVYRQIRNYSLRTFNDEGVLIEQRIFNFNHLEVQIVSEKSGKKHIHFGTRNCSVQSPGRQKRIEVAPGFFPEGMTYSFDAQKVLDDIVAHSLSMANEIDYDSVGTWEWIVTPKGAPFLMEVNTRIQVENGVSAQISSIKGNSDVNLIKEQIRLSLGEEIGYTQDDIKLNGVGIEYRIIAEDTDNKFAPWAGEIEKLHWKEHPWLKVHTHIPTQHPYQIPTEFDPNLALAIIWGKDLEEAKKRGHEFLNEFVLEGKDNKNISLKSNLKFLAKKTNNLLEF; encoded by the coding sequence TTGAAATCTCAAAAACACAAAATACTAATTGCTAACCGAGGTGAGATTGCCGTGCGTATTATGCAGGCATGTAAAGATCTCAATATCGATTTTGTTAGCGTATACACGGCTGAGGATAAAGATTCAGGACACGTCACCCTTGCAAGAGAACTCGGCGGCGAAGAATCAATTTATAAGATTAGATCCTATAACGATGCCGGAGACATTTTTTCTGTTGCTGATGAAACACTTTGTACAGCCGTTCATCCCGGCTACGGTTTTTTCTCTGAAAATTACCGTTTTGCACGCAGAGTAACAGAAAGGGATCGTCCAATGATTTTCGTTGGTCCTTCTTGGAAAGTTATTCGCGACCTTGGTGATAAAATTAACACCAAGCGCTTAGCCAGAAAACTTGAAGTACCGACAATCCCAGGATCTGACCGTGCTATTTATGATGAACTTGAAGCAGAAGAAATTGCTTCTAATTTATTTGAATTTCAAGAGAAACAAGGTGTTAAGTACCCTGTAGTTCTTGTCAAAGCATCAGCTGGCGGCGGCGGAATGGGAATCGACGAAGTATACAGTCTCGAAGAATTCCGACATGTTTACCGTCAAATTAGAAACTACTCACTGCGTACCTTTAATGATGAAGGGGTGCTGATAGAACAGCGCATATTCAACTTTAACCATCTTGAAGTGCAGATCGTTTCTGAAAAATCCGGTAAAAAACATATTCACTTCGGCACCAGAAACTGCTCAGTACAGAGTCCTGGCAGACAAAAGCGAATTGAGGTCGCCCCTGGATTCTTCCCGGAAGGCATGACTTATTCATTTGACGCTCAAAAAGTTCTTGATGATATTGTTGCACATTCACTGAGTATGGCGAATGAAATCGACTACGACAGTGTCGGAACATGGGAATGGATTGTAACTCCGAAAGGAGCTCCATTTCTAATGGAAGTAAACACTCGTATTCAGGTTGAAAACGGTGTTTCAGCTCAAATCTCAAGCATTAAGGGCAACTCAGATGTGAACCTGATCAAAGAACAGATTAGGCTTTCACTCGGTGAAGAAATCGGCTACACGCAGGATGACATAAAACTTAACGGTGTCGGAATCGAGTATAGAATCATCGCAGAAGATACTGACAATAAGTTTGCACCATGGGCTGGAGAAATTGAAAAGCTTCATTGGAAAGAACATCCGTGGCTTAAAGTCCATACTCATATTCCTACACAACACCCCTATCAGATCCCTACTGAATTCGACCCGAACTTAGCTCTGGCCATTATTTGGGGGAAAGATTTGGAAGAAGCCAAAAAACGCGGACACGAGTTCCTGAACGAATTTGTGCTTGAAGGAAAGGACAACAAAAACATTTCACTTAAGTCCAACCTAAAGTTTCTGGCTAAAAAAACAAACAATCTACTGGAATTTTAA
- a CDS encoding LexA family transcriptional regulator, with translation MSYIKNTVFFSPELNKKTALPFFLSEVAAGFPSPADDYIDKKMDLNEHLINHPTATFFVRAYGDSMRDANIKSGDILIVDRALDATNNSIVIAVYNGELTVKRLKNTGEKLFLMPENEDYPALEVTEETSFEIWGVVTYIIHKA, from the coding sequence ATGAGCTATATAAAAAATACTGTTTTTTTTTCACCGGAACTAAATAAGAAGACAGCTCTCCCATTTTTCCTATCGGAAGTAGCCGCGGGATTCCCTTCCCCTGCCGACGATTATATCGACAAAAAAATGGATTTAAATGAGCATCTTATAAACCACCCCACTGCAACTTTTTTCGTCCGAGCATATGGTGATTCTATGCGGGATGCTAATATTAAATCAGGAGATATATTAATTGTAGATAGGGCGTTGGATGCAACTAATAATTCCATAGTAATTGCAGTATATAATGGTGAATTAACAGTAAAAAGGTTAAAAAATACTGGGGAGAAGCTGTTCCTCATGCCGGAAAATGAAGACTACCCTGCTCTGGAAGTAACAGAAGAAACCTCTTTCGAAATATGGGGAGTTGTAACCTATATAATTCACAAAGCTTAA
- the gpmI gene encoding 2,3-bisphosphoglycerate-independent phosphoglycerate mutase, producing MLKQPGSPTVLLILDGWGIAPKSKGNAVQLANTPILDGLFKSCPNTHLKCSGRAVGLPDGFMGNSEVGHTNIGAGRVVYQDMTRIDIDIEKDTFAKNDAICDLIDNVKTSDGCLHFMGLLSDGGVHSHINHLFALLQVAKDAGIREVFVHAFMDGRDTSPTKGKEYMQKLVDKMAEIGIGKVATISGRYYSMDRDKHYERNELSYRALVLGEGVVASDPVKAIEDAYAAGETDEFIKPRVLTDVDGLLRDEDGVFFFNFRADRARQMCRILCDEIFSDFERPIVPAFCDFVTMTRYESDFDFPTAFPPQDIINPIGEVVSNAGLKQLRIAETEKYAHVTYFMNGGREEPFSNEDRLLVPSPREVATYDQKPQMSAEEVTDKLVKALPDYSLCICNLANLDMVGHSGIIPAAIAACEAVDACVGKIISAVEKLGGQIFLTADHGNAEEMIDASGGPQTAHSLNEVPLVFIGDVFKDRTPVAGALCDIAPSILNVMGISVPKEMTGKNLIES from the coding sequence ATGTTAAAGCAACCCGGTTCTCCCACAGTTCTCCTTATTCTAGATGGATGGGGAATAGCTCCGAAAAGTAAAGGTAACGCTGTACAGCTTGCCAATACTCCGATTTTGGACGGTCTTTTTAAGAGTTGTCCTAATACTCACCTTAAGTGTTCCGGTAGAGCTGTCGGGTTACCTGACGGTTTTATGGGAAACTCCGAGGTCGGGCATACTAATATCGGAGCAGGGCGTGTTGTTTATCAGGACATGACTAGAATTGATATTGATATTGAAAAAGATACATTTGCAAAGAATGATGCCATATGTGATTTAATTGATAATGTGAAAACTTCCGATGGGTGTCTTCATTTTATGGGGCTGCTTTCAGACGGTGGAGTGCATTCACATATCAATCATCTTTTTGCATTGCTTCAAGTTGCTAAGGATGCCGGAATTCGGGAAGTATTTGTCCATGCATTTATGGATGGACGTGACACTTCTCCTACTAAGGGCAAAGAATACATGCAGAAGCTTGTAGACAAAATGGCTGAAATAGGAATCGGTAAGGTTGCGACCATTTCCGGCAGATATTATTCGATGGACCGCGATAAACATTATGAGCGAAATGAGCTATCGTATCGCGCATTAGTGCTTGGTGAAGGTGTGGTCGCATCTGATCCTGTGAAAGCTATAGAAGATGCATACGCTGCGGGGGAAACCGATGAATTTATTAAGCCTCGTGTATTAACTGACGTTGATGGGCTTTTGCGTGATGAAGACGGAGTATTCTTTTTCAATTTCAGAGCGGATCGCGCTCGTCAGATGTGCAGAATCCTATGCGATGAAATTTTTTCAGATTTTGAACGTCCTATCGTTCCTGCTTTTTGTGACTTCGTGACCATGACACGCTATGAAAGTGATTTTGATTTTCCGACAGCTTTTCCTCCGCAGGATATAATCAATCCGATCGGGGAAGTTGTTTCTAATGCTGGGCTTAAACAGCTTAGAATTGCAGAAACGGAAAAATATGCGCATGTCACATATTTTATGAATGGCGGAAGGGAAGAACCTTTTTCTAACGAAGATAGACTTCTTGTTCCTTCTCCTCGTGAAGTTGCTACTTATGATCAAAAACCTCAGATGAGCGCCGAAGAAGTAACAGACAAACTGGTTAAGGCCTTACCGGATTATTCTTTATGTATCTGCAACCTTGCAAACTTAGACATGGTAGGTCATTCAGGAATAATTCCTGCGGCGATAGCAGCCTGTGAGGCTGTTGATGCCTGTGTGGGGAAAATTATTTCTGCTGTTGAAAAATTAGGCGGTCAGATATTTCTGACTGCGGATCATGGTAATGCTGAAGAGATGATTGACGCAAGCGGTGGACCGCAGACTGCTCACAGTTTGAATGAAGTTCCATTAGTTTTCATCGGTGACGTGTTTAAAGACAGAACTCCTGTTGCTGGAGCTTTGTGTGATATTGCCCCGTCTATTTTGAATGTAATGGGCATTTCTGTTCCTAAGGAAATGACCGGAAAAAATCTTATCGAGAGTTAA